Proteins encoded together in one Psychrobacter sp. 28M-43 window:
- a CDS encoding SirB2 family protein, with protein MKHLHMLMAALTVALFLYQSYLVLSADRRAPRAVKIATHIIYALLILSGAMMLMQLMGANAPVQWVFAKIILLIAAISSSIKAFKVDATPVQRKTGILIAAVAYIGIVILAFAKPANLF; from the coding sequence ATGAAACATCTACATATGCTGATGGCAGCGCTGACAGTTGCGCTATTTTTATATCAAAGCTACTTAGTACTCAGCGCAGATAGACGCGCACCACGAGCAGTCAAAATAGCCACACATATTATCTATGCCCTGCTTATCCTGTCAGGTGCAATGATGCTAATGCAATTGATGGGTGCCAACGCTCCTGTACAGTGGGTGTTTGCCAAAATCATCTTACTGATCGCTGCTATTAGCTCAAGTATCAAAGCGTTTAAGGTTGATGCGACACCTGTGCAAAGAAAAACAGGTATTCTTATCGCTGCCGTTGCTTATATCGGGATCGTAATACTTGCCTTTGCCAAACCAGCAAATTTATTTTAA
- a CDS encoding ArsR/SmtB family transcription factor yields the protein MQQASLQASQLLKSLSHPDRLLLLCQLTQGEYCVGELEDLVGVGQPSLSQQLGILRKDELVATRREGKQIYYSIASEDALAVLDLLYQRFCAKAE from the coding sequence ATGCAGCAAGCATCGCTACAAGCCAGCCAACTACTAAAGTCGCTATCGCACCCCGATCGCCTACTTCTTCTCTGTCAATTGACCCAAGGTGAATATTGTGTCGGTGAGCTGGAGGATTTGGTCGGGGTTGGACAGCCGAGCTTATCGCAGCAATTGGGTATATTGCGTAAAGACGAGCTGGTCGCCACACGCCGCGAAGGTAAGCAAATTTACTATAGTATCGCAAGCGAAGATGCGCTAGCTGTACTCGATCTACTGTATCAACGTTTTTGTGCCAAAGCAGAATAA
- a CDS encoding DUF962 domain-containing protein, with protein sequence MSRQPKMSKRTLEQWLSEYSVSHQNLVNKKIHWLCVPTIFVSLLGMGMSLSVWFTLVLSALVLLFYMRLSTPLFLAMGMFILICLSVMAAMPWGFKAWAAVFVVAWIGQFIGHKIEGKKPSFFKDLQFLLIGPAWVANSLMQRK encoded by the coding sequence ATGTCTCGTCAACCAAAAATGTCCAAACGTACGCTAGAGCAATGGCTTAGTGAGTACTCGGTCAGTCATCAAAACTTGGTCAATAAAAAAATCCATTGGCTATGTGTGCCGACGATCTTTGTCAGCCTGCTAGGTATGGGCATGTCACTATCCGTGTGGTTTACCTTGGTATTAAGCGCATTGGTATTATTATTCTATATGCGTTTATCTACGCCACTGTTTTTAGCCATGGGGATGTTTATTCTTATCTGTCTATCAGTGATGGCAGCGATGCCATGGGGCTTTAAAGCGTGGGCAGCGGTATTTGTCGTTGCATGGATTGGCCAGTTCATAGGGCATAAAATCGAAGGCAAAAAACCTTCTTTCTTTAAGGATCTACAGTTTTTGTTAATTGGTCCAGCATGGGTGGCTAACAGTTTGATGCAGCGTAAATAG
- the pnuC gene encoding nicotinamide riboside transporter PnuC: MRIQLLDNITGKWAMQWIIIWFICGVIALSAGFWLTTDHTTLDWFYLAVSFIGLVCVVSLSFRKNVMGNGFGMGATAGEVIVQATSGAVGLMLAPLFNFFTHVYGIFYWSKHTDPDGDMIPKSASKAVWLITAAFIIIGLALFPTINDLLASYGYAVVQDDSSLFLGFISFFWINVIAFVLSITAQAAMILRYSFNWWLWIIVNFVWLIVNLMSGNYIFAIQTMVYQVNAFIGLYEWHRSEQG; this comes from the coding sequence ATGCGTATTCAGCTATTGGACAACATCACCGGAAAATGGGCGATGCAATGGATTATCATTTGGTTTATTTGCGGTGTCATTGCCTTATCCGCAGGTTTTTGGCTCACGACAGACCATACCACGCTTGACTGGTTTTATTTAGCGGTCTCGTTCATTGGTTTGGTTTGCGTGGTCTCGTTATCATTCCGCAAAAACGTCATGGGCAATGGCTTTGGTATGGGGGCAACGGCTGGCGAAGTCATTGTGCAGGCAACGTCTGGCGCAGTTGGTTTGATGCTTGCTCCACTATTTAACTTTTTTACCCATGTTTACGGTATCTTTTATTGGTCCAAACACACCGATCCTGATGGCGACATGATACCCAAATCAGCGAGTAAAGCTGTTTGGTTAATCACTGCTGCATTTATTATTATTGGCCTTGCCTTGTTTCCCACGATAAATGATTTATTAGCAAGCTATGGTTATGCGGTGGTACAGGATGATAGTAGTCTGTTTTTGGGATTTATCTCTTTCTTTTGGATTAACGTCATTGCCTTTGTTCTTTCTATTACCGCTCAGGCAGCTATGATTCTGCGTTATTCGTTTAACTGGTGGTTGTGGATTATCGTCAATTTTGTCTGGCTCATTGTGAATCTGATGTCTGGCAACTATATCTTTGCTATTCAGACTATGGTGTATCAAGTAAACGCCTTTATCGGCCTTTATGAGTGGCATCGCAGCGAGCAAGGATAA
- a CDS encoding pirin family protein: MKTIYHAADSRGDANHGWLKSRHTFSFANYHNPERMGFGALRVINDDFVIGGQGFGNHSHRNMEIISIPLSGKLAHGDSIGNEGVIETGEIQVMSAGTGIIHSEMNGDDAEAVRFLQIWVIPNKMDVAPRYQQVHMGDIMRPNEFSQVLSPNADDAGVWIHQDAWFSMGSFDEGISQTYQLNVSNNGVYVFVISGEVVIDGQVLSIRDGLCIWDTQSFTMDATVASRVLVMEVPLFM, encoded by the coding sequence ATGAAAACAATCTATCATGCAGCAGACTCACGTGGCGATGCCAATCATGGCTGGCTTAAAAGCAGACATACCTTTAGCTTTGCCAATTATCATAATCCTGAGCGTATGGGCTTTGGTGCCTTACGTGTTATTAATGATGACTTTGTCATTGGCGGTCAGGGGTTTGGCAATCACTCGCACCGTAACATGGAGATTATCAGTATTCCTCTATCCGGCAAGCTCGCTCACGGCGATAGTATCGGCAACGAGGGCGTCATAGAAACTGGTGAAATTCAAGTGATGTCAGCGGGTACAGGCATTATCCATAGTGAAATGAACGGTGACGATGCAGAGGCTGTGAGGTTTTTGCAGATTTGGGTGATACCAAACAAAATGGATGTCGCACCGCGTTATCAGCAAGTGCATATGGGTGATATCATGCGACCTAACGAGTTTAGCCAAGTGCTATCACCTAATGCCGATGATGCAGGTGTTTGGATTCATCAAGATGCTTGGTTTAGCATGGGTAGTTTTGACGAAGGTATATCGCAAACTTATCAGTTAAATGTCTCTAACAACGGTGTCTACGTATTTGTCATCAGTGGTGAAGTCGTGATAGATGGCCAAGTCCTGTCTATTCGTGACGGCCTTTGCATTTGGGATACTCAGAGCTTTACGATGGACGCAACAGTAGCTAGCCGTGTGCTAGTGATGGAAGTACCGCTATTTATGTAG
- a CDS encoding nitroreductase family protein, whose amino-acid sequence MSDLTTLQQLAEKRRSIYALSNQLPVANDEIVKIVEHAILHTPSSFNSQSTRIVVLFGDDHRKLWDMTEDTLREIVGDEEKFKSTKERVNGFRNGAGTVLFFEDQAVVRGMQEAAPLYADNFPIWASQTSAMHQYVIWTALASIDVGANLQHYNPVIDQKVASAWDIDKDWTLNAQLVFGTIEQPAGEKAFKPVEERMKVFGA is encoded by the coding sequence ATGTCAGATTTAACAACACTACAGCAGCTAGCAGAGAAACGTCGTTCTATCTATGCGCTAAGCAACCAACTGCCAGTAGCTAACGACGAAATCGTAAAAATAGTTGAGCATGCTATTTTGCATACGCCATCGTCTTTTAACTCGCAATCGACGCGTATCGTTGTATTGTTTGGCGATGACCATCGTAAGTTGTGGGACATGACCGAAGATACGTTACGCGAAATCGTTGGTGACGAAGAGAAGTTCAAATCGACCAAAGAGCGTGTCAATGGTTTCCGTAACGGTGCTGGTACGGTGCTGTTTTTTGAAGATCAAGCAGTCGTCAGAGGCATGCAAGAAGCAGCGCCACTATATGCTGATAACTTCCCAATCTGGGCAAGTCAAACCAGTGCCATGCATCAGTATGTTATCTGGACGGCACTAGCCAGTATCGATGTTGGCGCAAACTTACAGCACTACAATCCAGTAATCGATCAAAAAGTAGCTAGCGCTTGGGATATCGATAAAGACTGGACGCTAAATGCACAATTGGTATTTGGAACGATCGAGCAGCCAGCGGGTGAAAAAGCATTTAAGCCAGTCGAAGAGCGTATGAAAGTTTTTGGTGCGTAA
- a CDS encoding DoxX family protein, whose product MDKLQQFSAPLGRLLLSIIFIFAGIGKITDYATTQGYMESVGVPGMLLPLVIAFEVLGGIAILLGYKALPIAFLFAGFSIVSAIIFHQFWTDESQMISFMKNISIAGGFLMIFAHGAGAYSIDNKR is encoded by the coding sequence ATGGACAAATTACAGCAATTTAGCGCACCGCTCGGTCGTCTATTATTATCAATCATTTTCATCTTTGCAGGCATTGGTAAAATCACAGATTATGCGACTACTCAAGGCTATATGGAGTCAGTAGGTGTGCCTGGTATGTTATTACCATTGGTAATCGCGTTTGAGGTACTAGGTGGTATCGCTATCTTGCTAGGTTATAAAGCTCTCCCAATTGCTTTCTTGTTTGCCGGGTTTAGCATCGTGTCAGCTATTATTTTTCATCAGTTCTGGACTGACGAATCACAGATGATCTCATTTATGAAAAATATTTCGATCGCAGGTGGGTTTTTGATGATTTTTGCTCATGGTGCGGGTGCTTACTCAATAGACAATAAGCGATAA
- a CDS encoding MBL fold metallo-hydrolase, producing MQVHSFLDSDTETYTHVLADTEQKLCAIVDPVLNFDAKSGRTNTSSVDEVIEFVREQDWALKYIIETHAHADHLSAAIHVKESLGGQLVIGQHITEVQKIFKQIFNFDTSFRTDASQFDILTDEGETLELGNITITAMYVPGHTRADMAYLAADNEKTVVFVGDTLFAPDVGTARCDFPGGDAKTLYQSIQKLLALPEDTVMYLCHDYPSKGRQHCPTTTVAAQKLENIHVKDSINEAEFVQMRERRDATLDMPRLIIPAVQINIDAGHFPEPEDNGTRYLKVPINVLGG from the coding sequence ATGCAAGTTCATTCTTTTTTAGATAGCGATACAGAAACCTATACCCACGTACTTGCTGATACTGAGCAAAAATTATGTGCCATTGTCGATCCTGTATTGAACTTCGATGCTAAGTCAGGCCGAACTAATACCAGCAGTGTCGATGAAGTGATTGAGTTTGTACGTGAGCAAGATTGGGCGCTCAAGTATATTATCGAGACCCATGCGCATGCAGATCATTTATCGGCGGCCATCCATGTAAAAGAAAGCCTTGGTGGACAGTTAGTCATTGGTCAGCATATCACCGAAGTACAAAAAATCTTTAAGCAAATTTTTAACTTTGACACGAGTTTCCGCACTGATGCCAGCCAGTTTGATATCTTGACAGACGAAGGCGAGACCTTAGAGCTTGGCAATATTACTATCACTGCGATGTATGTACCCGGTCACACACGTGCCGATATGGCTTATCTAGCCGCTGATAATGAGAAAACAGTGGTATTCGTTGGAGATACATTGTTCGCACCTGATGTCGGTACAGCGCGCTGTGATTTTCCTGGTGGCGATGCCAAAACGCTTTATCAGTCTATTCAGAAGCTGCTAGCACTTCCTGAAGATACCGTCATGTATCTGTGTCATGATTATCCAAGCAAAGGTCGTCAGCATTGCCCAACGACGACAGTAGCCGCGCAAAAACTAGAAAATATCCATGTTAAGGACAGTATAAACGAAGCAGAGTTTGTGCAGATGCGTGAGCGCCGTGATGCGACTCTAGATATGCCTCGCCTTATCATTCCTGCTGTACAAATCAATATCGATGCAGGACATTTTCCAGAGCCAGAAGACAACGGTACACGTTATCTAAAAGTTCCGATCAATGTCCTCGGTGGATAA
- a CDS encoding Na+/H+ antiporter NhaC family protein, giving the protein MPPKPLTLISAKLAFIISAIVIGIMGITMIGFGWVPHLSLILAICVLLAIGMYKGLSFDDMQAQMASGVMRGIGAIYLFFFIGLMVAALMMSGAIPTLMYVGFQLISPEYYYISAFILTSIIGIALGSSLTTAATLGVAFIGMSNAFDANVAIAAGAVVSGAFFGDKMSPLSDTCTIASSVVGIDLFEHIRNMMYTTVPAWILTVILFWMFSGQTTSADLSQVTILQGQLIDSGLVHGYSVLPFIVLVGLALFRVNAIYTIICTIAAALIITYVHSSPSFGQLGGYLFAGYAPAESLELGEVGGMLSRGGVQSMFFTQAIVILALSLGGLLTALGILPALLSGIKDTLTTSGRAIFAAAMSALSINVLIGEQYLSILLSGTAFRLTFERLHLHPKNLSRTIEDAGTVINPLVPWSVCGVFISQALGVPVLDYLPYAFFCYLSLLLTLLFGFTGLTISRVEEGKVTQNQ; this is encoded by the coding sequence ATGCCACCAAAACCGCTTACATTAATCAGCGCCAAGCTCGCCTTTATCATATCCGCCATCGTCATCGGTATCATGGGCATCACCATGATAGGCTTTGGCTGGGTGCCGCACCTGTCTCTTATTCTAGCTATTTGTGTGTTACTGGCTATCGGTATGTACAAAGGACTCAGCTTTGATGACATGCAAGCGCAAATGGCCTCAGGTGTCATGCGCGGTATTGGTGCCATCTATTTGTTCTTCTTTATCGGACTGATGGTTGCGGCTTTGATGATGTCAGGTGCTATACCTACACTCATGTATGTAGGCTTTCAGCTTATCTCGCCTGAGTATTACTATATCTCTGCCTTTATCTTGACCTCTATTATTGGTATTGCTTTGGGTAGTAGTTTGACGACTGCAGCTACCTTGGGCGTGGCGTTTATTGGCATGAGTAATGCCTTTGATGCCAATGTGGCGATAGCGGCGGGGGCAGTGGTATCAGGTGCATTCTTTGGTGATAAGATGTCTCCTTTGTCTGATACTTGTACGATTGCGTCTTCTGTCGTTGGTATCGATCTGTTTGAGCACATTCGCAATATGATGTATACAACAGTCCCTGCGTGGATACTGACGGTGATCTTATTTTGGATGTTCTCCGGACAGACGACCAGTGCTGATCTAAGTCAAGTGACCATATTGCAAGGTCAGTTAATAGACAGTGGTTTGGTACATGGATATTCGGTATTACCCTTTATCGTATTAGTCGGATTGGCACTGTTTCGCGTCAATGCGATTTATACGATTATTTGTACGATTGCCGCGGCATTGATTATTACTTATGTACACAGTTCACCAAGCTTTGGTCAACTGGGCGGCTATCTGTTTGCAGGCTATGCACCTGCTGAGTCATTAGAGTTAGGTGAGGTGGGTGGTATGCTGTCGCGCGGCGGTGTACAGAGTATGTTTTTCACTCAGGCGATTGTGATACTGGCATTGAGTTTGGGCGGGTTACTAACGGCACTAGGGATTCTACCAGCACTGCTATCTGGTATTAAAGACACACTGACGACATCAGGGCGAGCTATCTTTGCGGCAGCGATGTCGGCACTGAGCATTAACGTGCTGATTGGTGAGCAGTATTTGAGTATTCTACTATCAGGTACGGCATTTCGGTTAACGTTTGAGCGCTTACACTTACATCCAAAGAATTTGTCGCGGACGATTGAGGATGCAGGAACGGTGATTAATCCGCTGGTACCTTGGAGTGTGTGCGGGGTGTTTATCAGTCAGGCGTTAGGGGTGCCAGTATTGGACTACTTGCCTTATGCGTTCTTCTGCTATTTGTCGCTGCTATTGACGCTGCTATTCGGGTTTACGGGGCTGACGATTAGTAGAGTAGAAGAGGGGAAGGTGACCCAAAATCAATAG
- a CDS encoding M48 family metallopeptidase, with product MKKLLTTTVMAASLSALTLTGCTSTTNSGAVGVDRQQLLLVSSEQVLALSAQSYAKTIQDAKSKGVLDTNTAQLNRLKNIANRLVGQVGVYRADAAKWQWEVHTIKSNDLNAFVVPGGKIMFYSGIIDRLNLTDDEIAAIMGHEISHALREHSRERLSREYATQTGIGLAASIFGLSQGQAELAGTAGNLGLSLPHSRTQESEADQIGLELMARAGYNPQAAVTLWQKMQKASQGEPPQFLSTHPTSSSRIAELQSLMPKVTPLYQQSRR from the coding sequence ATGAAGAAGTTATTAACCACGACAGTGATGGCCGCTTCGTTGTCAGCACTCACCTTAACTGGTTGTACCAGCACTACCAATTCTGGCGCAGTTGGTGTTGATCGTCAGCAGTTGCTATTAGTGTCTAGTGAGCAAGTATTGGCACTGTCTGCCCAAAGCTATGCCAAAACAATACAAGACGCAAAATCAAAAGGTGTGCTAGATACCAACACTGCTCAGCTAAACCGCTTGAAAAATATTGCGAATCGCTTGGTTGGTCAAGTTGGCGTCTACCGCGCTGATGCAGCCAAATGGCAATGGGAAGTACACACCATCAAGTCTAACGATTTGAATGCATTTGTGGTGCCAGGTGGTAAGATCATGTTTTATTCAGGCATCATCGATCGTCTGAACCTCACTGATGATGAGATTGCTGCCATCATGGGTCATGAAATCTCTCATGCACTACGTGAGCATTCGCGCGAGCGTCTATCACGCGAGTATGCAACCCAAACTGGTATCGGTCTTGCGGCCAGTATATTTGGCTTATCACAAGGACAGGCTGAGTTAGCTGGTACTGCGGGTAATTTAGGCTTGAGCCTACCCCACAGCCGCACTCAAGAAAGTGAAGCTGATCAGATCGGTCTTGAGCTGATGGCACGTGCAGGTTATAACCCTCAGGCGGCTGTTACGCTTTGGCAAAAAATGCAAAAAGCAAGCCAAGGTGAGCCACCACAATTCCTCAGCACTCACCCAACGAGCAGCAGCCGTATCGCAGAGTTACAGTCATTGATGCCAAAAGTTACGCCTCTATATCAACAGTCGCGCCGCTGA
- the trxC gene encoding thioredoxin TrxC, with product MSEQSFHLVCPHCQATNRVPAARLSAAPKCGKCGQPLLTASPHELNAQTANKIIQKNDVLTIVDFWASWCQPCIMMAPEFKSAASQLPQVVFAKVQTDKYEQAAAPYNIRSLPTMVAFRNGKEVARQSGALPSHQIIQWVQSLQS from the coding sequence ATGAGTGAGCAAAGTTTTCATCTAGTATGCCCACATTGCCAAGCAACCAACCGTGTGCCTGCTGCACGATTAAGCGCTGCGCCAAAATGCGGTAAATGTGGTCAGCCATTATTGACTGCTAGTCCGCATGAGCTCAATGCGCAAACAGCAAATAAGATTATCCAAAAGAACGATGTACTGACTATCGTGGATTTTTGGGCGAGTTGGTGTCAGCCTTGCATTATGATGGCGCCAGAGTTCAAGAGCGCTGCTAGTCAATTGCCACAAGTGGTCTTTGCCAAGGTGCAAACGGATAAATACGAGCAGGCAGCCGCGCCTTATAATATTCGCAGCTTACCAACGATGGTTGCTTTTAGAAATGGTAAAGAAGTCGCACGTCAATCAGGTGCGCTACCAAGTCATCAAATCATCCAATGGGTGCAAAGCTTACAATCGTAG
- a CDS encoding LysR family transcriptional regulator, with protein MGQLEDMAMFVRIVEAGSITKAAEQLNIAKSAVSRRLKELEERLGSQLISRTTRQSKLTQAGEQYYQQVNNILRAVDAVNEHATDAPMRIEGTLKMTAPLSFGLMHLNDVIDKYANKHPNLRFDLDFSDRRIDLIEEGYELAIRIGELQDSSYQAKKLALIRCVICASPDYLAKMGTPETLDDLDNHALLQYSLGQTNSINLVDTEGRSHHRTIDAKIKATNGEFLVDLAVKGHGITFVPTFIAYKQLALGELVPVFKHYQLPTLTAYAVYPKNRFLSQRCRYLIDFIAEQFGDNPYWDQY; from the coding sequence ATGGGTCAATTAGAAGACATGGCGATGTTTGTACGCATTGTTGAGGCAGGTAGTATTACCAAGGCTGCTGAGCAGTTAAATATTGCAAAATCAGCCGTCAGTCGCCGACTTAAAGAATTGGAAGAGCGTTTAGGCAGTCAATTAATTAGCCGTACTACCCGCCAATCTAAATTGACGCAAGCTGGTGAGCAATATTATCAGCAAGTGAATAATATCTTGCGTGCGGTTGACGCTGTCAATGAGCATGCTACTGACGCTCCTATGCGTATTGAAGGTACGCTAAAAATGACAGCGCCGTTGTCCTTTGGACTCATGCATCTGAACGATGTAATTGATAAATACGCCAATAAACATCCCAATCTGAGATTCGATCTGGATTTTTCTGACCGACGTATCGATTTGATTGAAGAAGGTTATGAGCTGGCCATTCGAATCGGAGAGCTACAAGATTCTAGCTATCAAGCAAAAAAGTTGGCATTGATTCGTTGTGTGATTTGCGCCAGTCCTGATTATTTGGCAAAAATGGGCACGCCTGAGACGCTAGACGATTTAGACAACCATGCGCTGTTGCAATACAGTCTCGGTCAAACCAATAGTATAAACTTGGTGGATACAGAAGGCAGAAGTCATCATCGTACGATAGATGCCAAAATCAAAGCCACCAATGGTGAGTTCTTAGTGGACTTAGCAGTTAAAGGTCATGGCATTACTTTTGTGCCGACTTTTATTGCTTATAAACAACTGGCGCTGGGCGAGCTGGTACCTGTCTTCAAACACTATCAACTGCCAACCCTAACCGCTTATGCCGTTTACCCAAAAAATCGTTTTTTGTCACAGCGTTGTCGTTACTTGATTGATTTTATTGCCGAGCAATTCGGTGATAATCCGTACTGGGATCAGTATTAG
- a CDS encoding class I SAM-dependent methyltransferase translates to MNPYERYVLPKMIDIACSTGNVMKARSKIVPQALGKVLEIGIGSGLNLQFYDANKVSSIIGVDPAAQMQSLARERAADIGIPVEVIAVDVKGIHADTDQFDTIVMTFTLCSIDDPVAALREMARVLKPNGRLLFCEHGLAPDSSVERWQHRLTPFWKPIAGGCHLDRDIPALIREGGFAIDELSEAYLPGPRPMSYVYSGVAQQLT, encoded by the coding sequence ATGAACCCTTACGAGCGCTATGTGTTGCCAAAGATGATAGATATTGCTTGTAGTACGGGCAATGTCATGAAAGCGCGCTCTAAAATTGTTCCGCAAGCGCTCGGTAAGGTGTTGGAGATTGGCATTGGTAGCGGTTTGAATTTGCAGTTTTATGATGCTAATAAAGTCTCTTCTATTATCGGTGTGGATCCAGCGGCTCAAATGCAGTCGCTGGCTCGTGAGCGTGCAGCTGACATTGGCATTCCGGTTGAAGTGATAGCCGTCGATGTAAAAGGTATCCATGCTGATACGGATCAATTTGATACGATTGTGATGACTTTTACCTTGTGCAGTATTGATGATCCAGTAGCGGCACTCCGAGAAATGGCGCGCGTGCTAAAACCTAACGGACGCTTATTATTTTGTGAGCACGGACTGGCACCAGATTCTTCTGTTGAGCGTTGGCAGCATCGATTGACGCCTTTTTGGAAACCTATAGCGGGAGGATGTCATTTAGATCGCGATATTCCAGCGCTTATCAGAGAAGGTGGGTTTGCTATTGACGAGTTGAGCGAAGCGTATTTGCCCGGCCCAAGACCAATGAGCTATGTGTATAGCGGTGTGGCACAGCAACTGACATAA
- a CDS encoding BolA family protein produces MSTTPTADALHAELQALVPQHIELINESMSHAGYFEGKESHFKLTIVSDAFEGKRLVGRHQLIYGLVTPLLTSQGGQVHALAIHAYTPTEWQGQSPASPLCAGQNK; encoded by the coding sequence ATGAGTACCACACCTACTGCCGACGCACTTCATGCCGAATTACAAGCGCTTGTGCCGCAGCATATCGAACTGATCAATGAGTCGATGTCGCATGCCGGTTACTTTGAAGGTAAAGAAAGCCACTTTAAGCTCACTATCGTTAGCGATGCATTTGAAGGCAAAAGACTGGTCGGGCGTCATCAGCTGATATATGGCCTAGTAACGCCTTTGCTCACCTCGCAAGGCGGCCAAGTGCATGCCCTCGCTATCCATGCCTATACTCCGACAGAATGGCAAGGTCAAAGCCCTGCGAGTCCATTATGTGCTGGTCAAAACAAATAG